A genomic region of Vitis vinifera cultivar Pinot Noir 40024 chromosome 7, ASM3070453v1 contains the following coding sequences:
- the LOC104879810 gene encoding uncharacterized protein LOC104879810 gives MESQGAEVARKRMKPAMDENEGEVGDGIVDQIEEEETETNIAGSEEMELSINRILEKIENFTQLVSELLESGKTLFKDLSNEFEERMILIHKEQIEKWQEEIRELRLLDAANEEINAVLHNARCLLQNVHFHS, from the exons ATGGAAAGCCAAGGGGCTGAAGTCGCCAGAAAACGCATGAAACCAGCT ATGGATGAGAACGAAGGCGAGGTCGGAGATGGAATTGTGGAtcaaatagaagaagaagaaactgaAACCAACATTGCCGGATCTGAAGAGATGGAGCTTAGCATCAATCGCATTCTTGAAAAGATTGAAAACTTCACTCAGCTG GTATCTGAGTTGCTGGAATCAGGAAAGACGCTCTTCAAGGATTTGAGTAACGAATTTGAAGAACGAATGATTCT GATACACAAGGAACAGATAGAGAAGTGGCAGGAGGAAATCAGGGAACTCCGCCTGCTTGATGCCGCAAATGAGGAGATCAATGCGGTTCTGCATAATGCTCGATGTCTGCTTCAGAATGTTCATTTTCACTCGTGA